From a region of the uncultured Desulfatiglans sp. genome:
- a CDS encoding hypothetical protein (Evidence 5 : Unknown function): MARQEKGQARRTGIERHPEAVSAPAGLHELLQPAGSLERQAENCLEGPGGPRGTSGPKCTRKRETVRTG, from the coding sequence TTGGCCCGACAAGAAAAAGGGCAGGCTCGAAGAACCGGCATCGAACGCCACCCCGAGGCCGTGAGTGCACCGGCCGGCCTCCATGAACTACTACAGCCCGCAGGCAGCCTCGAAAGGCAGGCCGAAAACTGTTTGGAGGGACCGGGCGGGCCGAGAGGAACCTCCGGCCCGAAATGCACACGTAAAAGGGAAACCGTCCGAACCGGTTGA
- a CDS encoding conserved hypothetical protein (Evidence 4 : Unknown function but conserved in other organisms), protein MISAARYSKIRSRLQDANLAERNPIFRMEQPMIETDALLEAQAIMTRFAAETGIPPAATRPPIRYLWTDAFAVCNFLGLYRTAGDPSHRQLAVNLIDQVHHVLGRHREDDTREGWISGLSHRNGEDHPTAGGLRIGKKLNERGPSAPFDEPLEWNRDGQYFHYLTKWMHALDRAARLLGQNQYGRWASELAKTAYTRFVYSAANGLERRMVWKMSIDLSYPLVKAMGHHDPLDGFITFMQIDSNPSRKTEKGGWPDLETEIAELADICAGKNWATDDPLGIGGLLCDGFRLAQLTARGDFLGNGLLEAVLEASLQGLKVYTKSSPTKRPAEQRLAFRELGLSTGLHALAKTERLLVHESQLPLKTRRLQGLVNRLMKYAPLAGETEEFWLDPAHQETPVWMEHLDINRVMLATSLAPDGYVDI, encoded by the coding sequence TTGATATCGGCTGCACGATACAGTAAAATCCGGTCCCGCTTGCAGGATGCAAATCTTGCGGAGCGCAATCCTATTTTTCGAATGGAACAACCCATGATCGAGACTGACGCCCTCCTGGAAGCCCAGGCGATTATGACGCGATTCGCTGCAGAGACGGGGATCCCTCCTGCCGCCACCCGGCCTCCGATCCGCTATCTCTGGACGGATGCCTTTGCCGTATGCAATTTCCTGGGCCTGTATCGAACCGCCGGAGATCCGTCGCACCGGCAGCTTGCCGTAAACCTCATCGACCAGGTTCACCACGTCCTGGGCCGCCACCGTGAGGATGACACCCGTGAGGGCTGGATCAGCGGGCTCAGCCACCGGAACGGTGAAGACCACCCAACGGCCGGAGGGCTCCGCATCGGCAAAAAACTGAATGAGAGAGGCCCCTCAGCACCCTTCGACGAGCCTCTGGAATGGAATCGCGACGGACAATACTTCCACTATCTGACCAAATGGATGCACGCGCTCGACCGCGCCGCCCGCCTGCTCGGGCAAAACCAGTACGGGAGATGGGCCTCGGAGCTGGCCAAAACCGCCTACACGCGCTTCGTCTACTCCGCTGCGAATGGCCTCGAACGGCGCATGGTCTGGAAGATGAGCATCGATCTCTCCTATCCTCTCGTCAAAGCCATGGGGCACCATGACCCGCTCGACGGCTTCATCACCTTCATGCAGATCGATTCCAATCCCTCCAGAAAAACGGAAAAGGGTGGATGGCCCGATCTCGAGACCGAGATCGCCGAACTGGCCGATATCTGCGCCGGAAAGAACTGGGCGACGGACGATCCACTGGGGATCGGAGGGCTCTTGTGCGACGGCTTCCGCCTGGCCCAACTGACGGCCCGAGGGGACTTCCTCGGCAACGGTCTGCTCGAGGCCGTCCTGGAGGCGTCGCTCCAAGGCCTCAAGGTTTACACGAAGAGCAGCCCCACCAAGCGGCCGGCGGAACAGCGGCTGGCCTTCAGGGAACTGGGGCTGTCCACCGGCCTGCACGCCCTTGCAAAGACAGAGCGGCTTCTGGTCCACGAAAGCCAACTCCCCCTGAAGACCCGAAGACTCCAGGGGCTGGTCAACCGCCTGATGAAATACGCACCGCTCGCCGGCGAAACCGAGGAATTCTGGCTCGATCCCGCCCATCAGGAAACCCCTGTGTGGATGGAACACCTTGACATCAACCGAGTGATGCTTGCCACGAGCCTTGCACCGGACGGGTATGTTGACATCTGA